Part of the Sphaerochaeta associata genome is shown below.
CCCCCATGAGGTGGTCAACCTGATTGAAGATCCTAGCAGAAGGGAAATCAGAAACAAGCTTCACGACCTGCTGATCGAGCACATGGACCGCACCCGCGATGTCTATCGAGGCTATCAGTGGGTTGCCCGGCCATGGCGGAACGACCGTCATCCAAACTGGCAGAACAGCGGCCTGACGCGCCAGCGTGAGAACGAGGAGTACGAGAGCCGGCAGTGGGACTATGATACCGGCCTTCCGATGGAGAGTGCTGTTCGGGGAAAAAAGCTCTACGATGTGAAGAAGTAACAAACAGGACCGGCTGCAAGGCTGGTCCTGATTCAAATCCACACCTAGACAAGTCTGTCCTTTTTGTCCATCAACCATACAACTTTCAGCAAAATCGCTGAAAATCTGCATTGCTTTCAAATTGGAGCAAGAGCGCACCGAAATATGATCCAATCGTTGTCTGTACTTGACTTCCATAACACCAAGCCAACGATTTACGATGGATGGTCGATTAAGAAGCTGGTGGATGATAAATCATACTAAATAAATAGGGAATAACACAAAGATAGAAGCCTCGCTGATTGTTATTTTGCAGGTTTCTTTTTACACTCTCTATAGATATTCCATTGGTTTTTGCAGGTATGACGAAGAGCGACAGCTTTTCTGTCGCAAAGGACCCTGATATGAAACGAATCAATGTGGTACGCACGATTTCTCTCGTGCTTCTGCTCTCTACTCTGTTCTTGGGCTGTGCAACCCCTATTGATCAGCAAGCTGTCCCGCCGGTTCCAGCAGCACCTGTAGAGGTTGAGCAGCAGAGCGAGGCTGTGGCGGTTGAAGAGCCGAAGCTTGCGATGGCCTCCATTGAACTACCTCCACGGTTTATACAATATCCTCCTGTTGTTCGATATGGAGAGATCATGGGGTTGGTCAATGAGACAGGGTACTCGATCAAGAGTTTCGACCTCTTCAATGACCGGATGTATCTTGCAAGCACACAAGCGCTGAATATGCTCTCTGAATCTCTTGGCGATGGGGAGCGGATGGTTATCGACCTGACGAAATTCCCTCTGCTCTCTGAAGAGATTCAGAAACGTGACGGCTCAATCTTCACCTTCAATGCCAGCGACTGGGACGATGACCTGTATTGGGGGGAGTGGGATCCAAGCGAGGATTCTTGGAATTTGGTGCTTACTTCCGATTCTCTGCTTCCGACATCGATGGACATTGATGTTGAATCCTTCGGCCCCTCGATTGTCATAGCCAACCGCAGCGGGTACCCCTTCGAGCGGCTGTATATTGAGAGGAAGAGCCCGAACGAGATGGATGGCAGTGAAACCAATCTGCTCGGAGAGCAACTGCTTTCAAGCGGACAGTTTGCCCGCATCCAGGTGGCTGACCTTGCCTACTTGCAGGAGTTCCTGACCTTCGATGCGTATGCAACGCTGACTATTACTGCCTTCGACACTGATGGAGATCGTTATACCCTGCTTTGGCATCCCACAACCGATGCTTGGTTCATCGAGCTCACCTTGGCAGAGCTGCAGTGGCCCGAGGGCGATCAGTTCTACCTGACGGTACAAAACCAGACCGGTCAGACGCTTTGGTATCTGTATGCTGTTCCCGACTCCTATTTTGTGGAAGGAGACTATGGTTCAGACCTTCTCGATTGGGACTTGATCTACGACTCTGACGAGCTCACTGTGGATTTGGCCCAACTGGACTACCTGGATGAGGCTTTGCAGGGAGATAGCGATGAAGTCATTCACCTCATCGCCAAGGATGCCGATGAAGTTCTCTATCACAAGGAGTACTATCCCAATCGGGATATCGCTTATGTAGTATTCGAGGCGGAAGCAGCTTTGGAAGAAGCCGAAAGCCTCTCTCTGTACAACGATACGCCTGCTGATTTGTGGTTTCTGTACTTGGCTACCGATGAGATGGTGCATGAGAAGAACTTTGGCAACGACCTGCTTCGTGACGGCATCTGGGAGGTGAAGGAAGAATTCACGTTCAAGGTAAGCCCTGCATTGGTGGAGAATAATCAGGTGTTGCACCTGTATGCCTATGATTACTTGGACAATGAGTACCATAAGGAGTGGAACGTCAGCGACGGTTGGACCCTTACGTTCAACGCCGATGACTTGAGTACGCAGTAGTACTCGCTTGCGAATAATTTCGATACAGGGTATACACAGAATATGGAAACTCAACGATCGCAGCTGACGATGATGATCAAACCAGCGTCGGCTGCCTGTAACCTTGCTTGTGACTACTGCTTCTACCTCGATACAGCCCATCATCGAGAAATGGGGGTTCTTCCGTTGATGAAGAACGAGGTTGCCGATGCCATTATCCAAAAGAGCCTTGCAGAGGCAAAGCACTGCAGTTTTGTTTTCCAGGGTGGTGAGCCAACCTTGGCAGGCTTAGGGTTTTTTGAACGATTTGTAGAGCAGGTTGCTTTGCTCAAGAGTGAAGACCACACTGTTTCGTATGCGTTTCAGACCAATGGACTGAAGCTGGACACAACATGGGCGCGTTTCTTCAAACAGCATGGGTTTCTCGTTGGAGTCTCTTTCGATGGAAGTCCGCGTCTTCACGATCTGCATCGTTTCGACGCTCAGAAGAGGGGAAGCGGCAGGTCGGTTGCAGCAACTATTGCCTTATTGAAGGAAGAAGACGTGCAGTTCAATGTCCTTTCAGTAGTGACCAACGAACTAGCCCAGAACATTAAACAGGCCTACAGCTACTTGGTCAATCATGAAGTGTACTATCACCAATATATTGCGTGCATGGACCCGTTGCAGGATGAGAAGAGCTATCTTTCCCCCCAATCCTACGGCCGGTTCCTCAAGGAGTTGTTCGACCTGTGGTTTGCCTCTTGGCAGCAGGGGAAGCCGGTTTCAATCCGGTTTTTTGATAATCTGGTGGGGATGCTGCTCGGCTATCCCCCTGAAAGCTGTGATATGGGCGGGGTATGCTCGGCCAACTACGTCGTGGAGAGCAACGGCACTATCTATCCGTGCGACTTCTATTGCACTGATGACCAACTTTTAGGCTCTATTGTCACCAATTCTTTTGCAGAATTGGACGCCAGGCGTACAGAGCTTCGGTTCATAGAGGATTCTCCCAATCGCATCGATGATTGTGCCGCGTGCCCATGGCGAGTGCTCTGTCGAGGCGGGTGCAAGCGGTACCGCAATGAGACGGGATACAAGTACTGCTCCTCGATGCAGGAGTTTTTCCCGTACGCCATCCAGAGGCTTGAGATAGTGGCGCGGTCGGTGCAGAAGCAATAAGTCTGGAGGGGTGTGTGGAAATACTGTTGGTTGTCATTACGTTTATAGCTACGGTCATCGGTGCCATCAGTGGTATCGGCGGCGGGGTGCTCATCAAGCCGGTCATGGATGCACTGGTCGATTATCCGGTAGCCACGATCAGCTTTCTCAGCGGCAATACGGTGCTTGCCATGACCGCCGTCTCGTTGCTTCGCAGCCGCAGGGACTCAATCAAAGTAGATGGCGTGGTGGGAACCCCGCTTGCCATTGGTGGTGCGGTCGGTGGAATTTTGGGAAAGCTGGTATTCTCAGCCATCAAGGAGGCGTACCAGAATGATGCGCTGCTCGGCTTGGTACAGAACATCCTGATGGTCCTGCTCACCGTTACGGTGTTCTTGTATATCCTGAACAAGGCGAGGATCAAGACGCTGGCTGTTCGGAACAAGGCGCTTGCGTTGGCAGCCGGCTTGGTCCTGGGGCTGTTCTCCTCCTTTCTGGGAATCGGGGGAGGGCCGATCAACATCATGTTCCTTTCCTACCTGTTCTCCATGGACAGCAAGCATGCGGCACTGAACTCGCTGTACATCATCTTTTGCAGTCAGGTGGCAAACCTCATTGCCAATATTGTTCAAAACTGCGTTCCTGCGTTCGATGTGCTGCTTCTGCTCTCCATGATGGCAAGCGGTATTGTCGGTGCAATGACAGGGAGGTCGGTATCAAAGAGGTTGGACAACGCACAGGTGGACAAGCTCTTCATGGCCCTGATGGTGGTCATCATCGTGCTCTCGCTGGGCAATGTGGTTAAGTTTGCGGGTGCTTACCAGGGATTCTGATTTTCAAATCACAGCATGTTTTTCAAAGGCTTGTACAGCAGTGCAAGGAAGAACATCCAAGGGATGAGTGAGAGGATGGAGAATACCAAGCCTATCATTCCCGCTGTTGAGGGAATGCTCATCAGTATGCCGCTTATCAGGCCTATGACGCCGATTTCTCTTGGAAGGTCGCTCTTTATGAGGGCATACGAGATGAGAATCAGGCAGATTCCGTTGAGGATGTAGTAGGAGTTGAAGGCCGTTCCCCTCCACTGCAGGATGAGGGATTCAGCAATGGTCAGCCAGGTTTGTTGTTCAATAAGGGTGGAGGCTTGTGCGTAGTTACGCTGTGCCTCCCACAGTTCGAAGGCGGGGTTGCTGCTATAGTAGGCTGCGATGCCGATGTACCCCAGGAGCAGGGCGATCTGCATCAGGGCACGGTGCTTTTCCTTTAGGATTTCATACAGACCCAGATATACCAGGGCAACCAAGGCGTTGTCGATGAGGTAGAGCAGGTCCATCTCGATGAGGCCAAGGAACCAGTTGCTTGCAAACAAGTCAAACCAGAGCTTTGCTTCGCTTGGTGGACGGTGCAGGCTGAAAACTATAATTTGTGTTGGAATGAGCACCAGCATGGCAAGGCTGCAGAAAGCAGCGGTTTTTCCGAGAAGGCGTGGACTGTTCTCCATACACTTCCTCCCTTGTGTTGAGCAGACGATACAACAGTAGCGCTCCACTGTCTAGGTGGAGGACAACGTTGACGCCATCTGAATCGGCCTGTATAGTGACTTGCACAAAACCTATGAAAAGCATTCTTCGTCTTGTCGCACTTAGTTTCATTCTTCTCCTGTTGTTTCTGGGCATCAGTCTCTCGGTTTTCTTTGTCTTGGGAACCTTGCAGGATCGTGCGCATCGGGCTTTTCTGGATAAGAACGAGGAGGTTCTCACGCTTTCAAGGACTGTCAGTCAGCTGAACGTCCTTTCCAGCACCATGTTGCGCTCTTCCTCCACCGAGCTCATTCCCGACTACCGCAATGCCATGGCCTTGCTTGATCAGCAGATTGAGCAGGTTCGCTTGATTCCCGAGGTCGATGCCGATCTCGATGCAATACTCAGGAGGCTTGCATACTTCAATGATTACCAGCGGATACTTCTCAATGATTCTTCATTAATCCCCTTTGAGACATTCACCTACATTCGTGACAGTGTCATCCAACACCAGATGGCTGTCGATGAGCTGGTTTTGGGAATTTATCGATTATCCAGTGAAACTTTTTCCGCCTATGAAAACCGGCTTGGCACGATCGAATACTCGTTCTGGCTTCTGCTGATAGCCAGCATTTTCATGATTGTCCTTACGGGAACCCGTTATGCACGGCGGATCGGGTTGCAGATCAAACAGATCCAGCATGCCGCCCATCGGCTTTCAGAACGCGATTGGGCAACAGCCGATATACCCAGTTCCGGGTTTCTTGAATTGGATGAACTTGCCACCGGTATGAACAAGATGAAGCGGGAGATTTTACTTTCAATCCAGAAGTTGCACGCACAAGCTGAGAAGGAGAAGGAGCTCGGTGAAAAGCTCATAGAGTCTGAGAAACGTGATAAACTGCTGATGCAGGCACAGCTTTCTGCACTTCGGGCCCAGATCAATCCGCACTTTCTCTTCAATGCCCTGGACATCATCGGCAAGGTCGCCTTTCTCAACAATCCTGAACTGGCTATGGAGTTGATCGAGGCCATCTCCAAGATTCTCCGGTACTCCTTGGACGCTACCGACCAATTGGTGCCGCTTTCTGAAGAGTTGTCCATCATCCAACACTACCTGTTGTTACAGAAGGTTCGGTTCGGCGAGCGGGTAGTCATCGAGTATGCAGTTGCAGAGGAAGCCAGGCAGGCTCGAATGCCGGCAATGTTGCTCCAACCTATTTTGGAGAATTGCTTCAAGCATGGGATGAAAGCACAAGCCTCGTTGCATATACGCCTAGAGGCCGATCTTGAGCAAGACATATTGAAGGTGGTCGTTCATGATACCGGGGAAGGCTTTGAAACAGGGGAGATTGTGGCCGCCCCTTCCCCTCACATCGGACTGAATAATGTCTCCTCCCGATTGAGCCTGCGTTACAAGCGGGACGATTTGTTCAGCATAGTCAGCAAGAAACATGCCTTCACCACGGTGACGTTGCGTATTCCCCAGCAAGAGGAGCCTGCATGACCATTCTGATAGTAGAGGATGAGCTGATCGAACAGCAGGCTCTTACCAAGATTCTTCTGCAGCTGTATCCCTCCAAGCAGCTGGATATCCACTATGCAAACGACGGACAGACGGCGGTGGGCATGGCTCGTTCAATTCCTGTCGATATCATATTGCTGGACATCCAGCTGCCGATCTTCAGCGGGTTGGAGGCGGCCAGAAGAATACGAAGTTGCAACGAGACCGTTGAAATTGTCATGATCACAGCCTACAGCAAGTTCGAGTACGCCCAACAGGCGGTGAAGAATAATACGTTCGACTATATCGTAAAGCCCTACTCGATCAAAACCATCCAGACCATGATGGACCGCCTGTTTGAGAAAATTGAGCAGAAGCTTCGCAAGAGCAGGCAGATTGAGGAAAACCAGAGACTGAAGGCTCTGCTGCAGCATGAGTTTCTGCAAAAGCTCTACCTGGGTTCCGAGTTCTCCGATGAACAGATAGCCGAGTATACCGAGTACCTCGACCTTGCCCCTTGTACCTATCTATTGTGCGTGCATATGGTGCAAAGCGGACAGACAGCCCTGTCCAAGTACCTTCCTTCCTTGCAGGCTTCCTTTGATGTTTCTTTCTATAGTGCTTCCTTTCAGTCCCAATCAGTATGCTTGCTTTTCGCCGAGCAGACGGAAACCCTGCAGGCAGCAAAAAGCCGGCTGGCCTCCAAGCGAGTCACCGGCCCTGTGGTGTTCAGCGAAATCCAATCCGACTGGAAGCTTCTAAGCAGGGAGTACAAGAGCTTGATGGCCCGCCTTCCTGTGGATTTGCAGAGCAGCTCATCCTCATCTGAACTGCTCATTTTCAAGATGGCGGATGCAGTGCTCTCAAAAGATGAAAAGCATTTGATGGAGTTTGCACAGGAGCTGTTGCTCGGCCCTGAGGCGCGCGATTGCAATGAATTGGAGATGCGACACTTTCTGCTTGCCATCGTGCACAAGATCATGGTCCAGGTCTACTCAATCTCCGAAGTGCAGGTATCTCAGCTATATCGGGAGATTGGATACCCAATCCAACAGGAGGCTGGGGGAGGGTTGCAACAAGCCAAGCATGAGTTCATTACCTGTCTCACACGTTTTTATGACTATTTTCAAGCCAACCTTACCAGTAGAAATGAACGACTGCTCTCCCAGGTGAAACACAGAATAACTGAGCAATATGCCAAGGCTATCTCCTTGGAAGGGCTCTCCTCGGAGATTGGGTTGAGTCCAAGCTACCTCTCCCGTCTCTTTAAATCCCAGGAAGGGATCAATCTCAAGGACTACATTCTCAATATTCGTGTTGACAAGGCCAAGCAGGCATTGCTTGAGGGGAAAACTGTGGAACAGGCAGGCAGTGAAACCGGGTTCTCCGATCCTGCCTATTTCACCAAATGCTTCAAGAGGGTTGTTGGTTTGACGCCCCGTGAGTACGTACAGGAGAAGAAGAGACTTTCATGACAATAATTTCCTGGTATTGGACAATTTTGTCTCTCACTTTTCTTTTGCTGCAGCTTCTACCATGAACCTATCTTTGAATAGGAGTTTGTCTATGAAAAAAACAGCGCTTGTATGCATGCTTGCCCTTTTGATGGCGGGATCACTTTTTGCAGGAGGT
Proteins encoded:
- a CDS encoding radical SAM/SPASM domain-containing protein, with protein sequence METQRSQLTMMIKPASAACNLACDYCFYLDTAHHREMGVLPLMKNEVADAIIQKSLAEAKHCSFVFQGGEPTLAGLGFFERFVEQVALLKSEDHTVSYAFQTNGLKLDTTWARFFKQHGFLVGVSFDGSPRLHDLHRFDAQKRGSGRSVAATIALLKEEDVQFNVLSVVTNELAQNIKQAYSYLVNHEVYYHQYIACMDPLQDEKSYLSPQSYGRFLKELFDLWFASWQQGKPVSIRFFDNLVGMLLGYPPESCDMGGVCSANYVVESNGTIYPCDFYCTDDQLLGSIVTNSFAELDARRTELRFIEDSPNRIDDCAACPWRVLCRGGCKRYRNETGYKYCSSMQEFFPYAIQRLEIVARSVQKQ
- a CDS encoding sulfite exporter TauE/SafE family protein is translated as MEILLVVITFIATVIGAISGIGGGVLIKPVMDALVDYPVATISFLSGNTVLAMTAVSLLRSRRDSIKVDGVVGTPLAIGGAVGGILGKLVFSAIKEAYQNDALLGLVQNILMVLLTVTVFLYILNKARIKTLAVRNKALALAAGLVLGLFSSFLGIGGGPINIMFLSYLFSMDSKHAALNSLYIIFCSQVANLIANIVQNCVPAFDVLLLLSMMASGIVGAMTGRSVSKRLDNAQVDKLFMALMVVIIVLSLGNVVKFAGAYQGF
- a CDS encoding DUF4386 family protein: MENSPRLLGKTAAFCSLAMLVLIPTQIIVFSLHRPPSEAKLWFDLFASNWFLGLIEMDLLYLIDNALVALVYLGLYEILKEKHRALMQIALLLGYIGIAAYYSSNPAFELWEAQRNYAQASTLIEQQTWLTIAESLILQWRGTAFNSYYILNGICLILISYALIKSDLPREIGVIGLISGILMSIPSTAGMIGLVFSILSLIPWMFFLALLYKPLKNML
- a CDS encoding sensor histidine kinase — encoded protein: MKSILRLVALSFILLLLFLGISLSVFFVLGTLQDRAHRAFLDKNEEVLTLSRTVSQLNVLSSTMLRSSSTELIPDYRNAMALLDQQIEQVRLIPEVDADLDAILRRLAYFNDYQRILLNDSSLIPFETFTYIRDSVIQHQMAVDELVLGIYRLSSETFSAYENRLGTIEYSFWLLLIASIFMIVLTGTRYARRIGLQIKQIQHAAHRLSERDWATADIPSSGFLELDELATGMNKMKREILLSIQKLHAQAEKEKELGEKLIESEKRDKLLMQAQLSALRAQINPHFLFNALDIIGKVAFLNNPELAMELIEAISKILRYSLDATDQLVPLSEELSIIQHYLLLQKVRFGERVVIEYAVAEEARQARMPAMLLQPILENCFKHGMKAQASLHIRLEADLEQDILKVVVHDTGEGFETGEIVAAPSPHIGLNNVSSRLSLRYKRDDLFSIVSKKHAFTTVTLRIPQQEEPA
- a CDS encoding response regulator transcription factor, coding for MTILIVEDELIEQQALTKILLQLYPSKQLDIHYANDGQTAVGMARSIPVDIILLDIQLPIFSGLEAARRIRSCNETVEIVMITAYSKFEYAQQAVKNNTFDYIVKPYSIKTIQTMMDRLFEKIEQKLRKSRQIEENQRLKALLQHEFLQKLYLGSEFSDEQIAEYTEYLDLAPCTYLLCVHMVQSGQTALSKYLPSLQASFDVSFYSASFQSQSVCLLFAEQTETLQAAKSRLASKRVTGPVVFSEIQSDWKLLSREYKSLMARLPVDLQSSSSSSELLIFKMADAVLSKDEKHLMEFAQELLLGPEARDCNELEMRHFLLAIVHKIMVQVYSISEVQVSQLYREIGYPIQQEAGGGLQQAKHEFITCLTRFYDYFQANLTSRNERLLSQVKHRITEQYAKAISLEGLSSEIGLSPSYLSRLFKSQEGINLKDYILNIRVDKAKQALLEGKTVEQAGSETGFSDPAYFTKCFKRVVGLTPREYVQEKKRLS